One genomic region from Zalophus californianus isolate mZalCal1 chromosome 2, mZalCal1.pri.v2, whole genome shotgun sequence encodes:
- the KBTBD11 gene encoding kelch repeat and BTB domain-containing protein 11, which produces MENPVPPCALYPRDDQGRGAEAGGAFAQGACGQAGSRGGAPGAPGEGGLQLPDAQPPCSLSASLCFSSGDDSPPQSRASAAEGAASSPPSRRSGQRVVERQWEVGSAGAASPEEPVDPEPRASPEDSVSPEEPKSAEEPGKPEQRASPEEPVSLGEPVSTEEPTSLEELVSPEEPVSTEEPPSLEELVSPEEPVSPEEPGDPPPVPPGVGPAHGEPDLVIEVSGRRLRAHKAVLAARSDYFRARASRDVLRVQGVGWVALRLLLAYAYSGRMAGVRPDNVAEVVAGARRLQLPCAVQRATDAVAPQLSLANCYEVLSAAKRQRLAELRDAAYRFMSDHYLDVLREPAVFGRLSGAERDLLLRRRLRAGRARLLAAALGPAGERAGSRPQSPSGDAEGRGDAAVYCLHEAAGEWRELTRLPEGAPARGCGLCVLYNYLFVAGGVGPAGPDGRARPSDQVFCYNPATDRWSTVRPLRQARSQLQLLALDGHLYAVGGECLLSVERYDPRADRWATVAPLPRGAFAVAHEATTCNGEIYVSGGSLFYRLLKYDPRRDEWQECPCSSSRERSAAMVALDGFIYRFDLGGGRGDSQAAATSAGGVSVLRYHCLAKQWSRCAAHLRPPGAPSSLQPFRCVALDGTIYCVSRAGTWRFVPPQDSEPGADVGAGEGGSFEPAPLRVPLDARGALFPFVLNLPEEKPDRGEEGAA; this is translated from the coding sequence ATGGAGAACCCGGTGCCCCCCTGCGCCCTCTACCCCAGGGACGACCAGGGCCGCGGGGCCGAGGCCGGGGGCGCTTTTGCGCAGGGAGCGTGCGGCCAGGCCGGGAGCCGGGGCGGCGCTCCCGGGGCTCCAGGAGAGGGCGGCCTGCAGCTGCCGGACGCGCAGCCACCCTGCAGTCTCAGCGCGTCGCTGTGCTTCAGCTCCGGGGACGACTCCCCGCCGCAGTCTCGCGCCTCCGCGGCGGAGGGCGCAGCGTCCTCCCCGCCCTCGCGTCGCAGCGGCCAGCGGGTGGTGGAGCGGCAGTGGGAGGTCGGCAGCGCGGGCGCCGCGTCCCCCGAGGAGCCCGTGGACCCCGAGCCGCGCGCGTCCCCAGAGGATTCTGTGTCCCCGGAAGAGCCCAAGTCCGCCGAGGAGCCCGGGAAACCCGAGCAGCGCGCATCCCCGGAAGAGCCCGTGTCGCTCGGGGAGCCCGTGTCTACCGAGGAGCCCACGTCCCTGGAAGAGCTCGTGTCCCCCGAGGAGCCCGTGTCCACCGAGGAGCCCCCGTCCCTGGAAGAGCTCGTGTCTCCCGAGGAGCCCGTGTCCCCCGAGGAGCCCGGGGACCCCCCACCAGTGCCCCCGGGCGTCGGGCCCGCGCACGGGGAGCCCGACCTGGTCATCGAGGTGTCAGGCCGCCGGCTGCGAGCGCACAAGGCGGTGCTGGCGGCTCGCAGCGACTACTTCCGCGCGCGCGCGTCTCGGGACGTGCTGCGGGTGCAGGGCGTGGGCTGGGTGGCGCTGCGGCTGCTCCTGGCCTACGCGTACAGCGGGCGCATGGCGGGCGTGCGACCCGACAACGTGGCCGAGGTGGTGGCCGGCGCGCGTCGCCTGCAGTTGCCGTGCGCCGTGCAGCGCGCCACCGATGCCGTGGCGCCGCAGCTGAGCCTGGCCAACTGCTACGAGGTGCTGAGCGCGGCCAAGCGGCAGCGACTGGCCGAGCTGCGCGACGCAGCCTACCGCTTCATGAGCGACCACTACCTGGACGTGCTGCGCGAGCCCGCCGTGTTCGGGCGCCTGTCGGGCGCCGAGCGCGACCTGCTGCTGCGCCGCCGCCTGCGCGCCGGCCGGGCCCGCCTGCTGGCCGCCGCGCTCGGACCGGCCGGGGAGCGCGCGGGCAGCCGCCCGCAGAGCCCGTCGGGGGACGCGGAGGGCCGGGGCGACGCCGCCGTCTACTGCCTGCACGAGGCGGCCGGCGAGTGGCGCGAGCTGACGCGGCTGCCGGAGGGCGCGCCGGCGCGGGGCTGTGGGCTGTGCGTGCTCTACAACTACCTCTTCGTAGCCGGCGGCGTGGGTCCTGCGGGTCCCGACGGCCGCGCGCGCCCCTCGGACCAGGTCTTCTGCTACAACCCGGCCACCGACCGCTGGAGCACCGTGCGGCCGCTGCGCCAGGCGCGCTCGCAGCTGCAGCTGCTGGCCCTGGACGGCCACCTGTACGCCGTGGGCGGCGAGtgcctgctcagcgtggagcgcTACGACCCGCGCGCCGACCGCTGGGCCACGGTGGCCCCGCTACCGCGGGGCGCCTTCGCCGTAGCGCACGAAGCCACCACCTGCAACGGCGAGATCTACGTGTCTGGCGGCTCTCTCTTCTACCGCCTGCTCAAGTACGACCCGCGGCGCGACGAGTGGCAGGAGTGCCCGTGCAGCAGCAGTAGGGAGCGTTCCGCGGCCATGGTGGCCCTGGATGGCTTCATCTATCGCTTCGACCTGGGCGGGGGCCGTGGCGACTCGCAGGCGGCGGCCACGTCGGCCGGAGGCGTCAGCGTGCTTCGCTACCACTGCCTAGCCAAGCAGTGGAGCCGCTGCGCCGCGCACCTGCGCCCCCCGGGCGCGCCGTCTAGCCTGCAGCCCTTCCGCTGCGTGGCGCTGGATGGCACCATCTACTGCGTGAGCCGCGCGGGCACCTGGCGCTTCGTGCCCCCGCAGGACAGCGAGCCCGGCGCGGACGTGGGCGCGGGCGAAGGCGGCAGTTTCGAGCCCGCGCCGCTCCGCGTCCCCTTGGACGCCCGAGGCGCGCTCTTCCCGTTCGTGCTCAACTTGCCCGAGGAGAAGCCGGACCGAGGCGAGGAAGGCGCTGCgtag